A part of Gossypium hirsutum isolate 1008001.06 chromosome A07, Gossypium_hirsutum_v2.1, whole genome shotgun sequence genomic DNA contains:
- the LOC107955628 gene encoding 60S ribosomal protein L13-1 — protein MVKHNNVIPNGHFKKHWQNYVKTWFNQPARKARRRIARQKKAVRIFPRPTAGPLRPVVHGQTLKYNMKLRAGKGFTLEELKAAGISKKLAPTIGIAVDHRRKNRSLEGLQANVQRLKTYKAKLVVFPRCARKFKAGDSTVEELATATQVQGSYMPISREKPSVDLVKVTEEMKSFKAYNKLRVERMNERHIGARLKKAAEAEKEDKK, from the exons ATGGTTAAGCATAACAATGTTATTCCTAATGGGCACTTTAAGAAGCACTGGCAGAACTACGTGAAAACTTGGTTCAACCAGCCAGCAAGGAAGGCTAGAAGAAGAATTG CAAGGCAAAAGAAAGCAGTAAGGATCTTTCCAAGACCTACTGCTGGGCCTCTTCGCCCTGTTGTCCATGGCCAGACCTTGAAGTACAACATGAAGTTGAGAGCTGGAAAGGGTTTCACTCTTGAAGAGCTTAAG GCAGCTGGTATTTCAAAGAAACTTGCACCCACCATAGGTATTGCTGTTGATCACCGCCGTAAAAATAGATCTCTTGAAGGTCTTCAAGCCAATGTTCAGAGGCTTAAGACCTACAAGGCCAAACTTGTTGTCTTCCCAAGATGTGCTCGCAAATTTAAG GCTGGTGATTCTACTGTCGAAGAGCTTGCAACTGCAACCCAAGTACAAGGATCATATATGCCTATTTCTCGTGAGAAGCCTTCAGTTGATCTTGTGAAGGTCACAGAGGAGATGAAGTCATTCAAGGCTTATAACAAGCTCCGTGTGGAACGAATGAATGAGCGCCATATTGGTGCCAGATTGAAGAAGGCTGCTGAGGCTGAAAAAGAAGATAAGAAGTAA